From Rutidosis leptorrhynchoides isolate AG116_Rl617_1_P2 chromosome 3, CSIRO_AGI_Rlap_v1, whole genome shotgun sequence, a single genomic window includes:
- the LOC139902963 gene encoding 6-phosphofructo-2-kinase/fructose-2,6-bisphosphatase-like — protein sequence MGTSSSKNLDSSSHGSGEEYKDEHGGGQLYVSLKMENYKIKGDLIPHVYGSVPLVGSWDTSKALPMERESVSMWELSFVVPPNHETLDFKFLLKPKYNNTPCIEEEGTNRQFMGGTLQGVARLAVFNFNQEEVLEYRVFIKANRVSPFDLAASWRAYQENFEPSTVRGIPDVSISSLPEGDENGSSTSLDLDLEQYLVPAPATSVVYAANLTETPRSLKGGGVFSKTEGSTKDAVAANVDRPATIKEMEVVIPEPPKLFHPPGMVESKSVGTFSPLQRQDSHRGMFVDRGVGSPRLVKSASASTLTTTVKPDSGAKKSMPEAAGAVAAAAVADQMLGPKEDMHLAIVLVGLPARGKTFTAAKLTRYLRWLGHDTKHFNVGKYRRLKHGTNQTADFFRGDNPEGMEARNEVAALAMDDMTAWMQEGGQVGIFDATNSTSERRNMLMKMAEGKCKIIFLETICNDRQIIERNIRLKIQQSPDYAEEPDFGAGYQDFKRRLDNYEKIYEPVNEGSYIKMIDMVSGHGGQIQVNNISGYLPGRIVFFLVNTHLTPRPILLTRHGESRNNMRSRIGGDTVLSGNGELYAKKLTNFVEKRLKNERAASIWTSTLQRTILSANQIVGFPKIQWRALDEINAGVCDGMTYEEIKKNMPDEYASRKKDKLRYRYPRGESYLDVIQRLEPVIIELERQRAPVVVVSHQAVLRALYAYFADRPLSEIPHIEMPLHTIIEIQMGVTGVQEKRYKLMD from the exons ATGGGAACTAGTTCATCAAAGAATCTTGATAGCAGTTCTCATGGTAGTGGTGAAGAGTATAAAGATGAACATGGTGGTGGTCAACTTTATGTCTCTTTAAAAATGGAAAATTATAAGATTAAAGGTGATCTTATTCCTCATGTTTATGGCTCTGTCCCTCTTGTTGGTTCTTGGGATACTTCTAAAGCT CTTCCAATGGAACGTGAATCGGTCTCGATGTGGGAATTAAGTTTTGTTGTTCCTCCTAATCATG AAACATTGGACTTCAAGTTCTTATTGAAGCCGAAATACAACAACACGCCATGCATAGAGGAGGAAGGCACAAACAGGCAGTTTATGGGAGGAACATTACAAGGTGTTGCTCGATTAGCCGTTTTTAATTTCAATCAAGAAGAGGTTCTTGAGTATCGTGTATTCATTAAGGCGAATCGGGTTTCACCGTTTGATCTTGCTGCAAGTTGGCGAGCCTATCAAGAAAATTTTGAACCTTCGACTGTTCGTGGTATTCCAGATGTCAGCATAAGTTCATTACCCGAGGGCGATGAG AACGGGTCTTCAACTAGTCTGGACCTTGATCTGGAACAATACCTAGTCCCTGCTCCAGCAACTTCCGTGGTTTATGCGGCGAACTTGACCGAGACCCCGAGATCTTTAAAGGGTGGTGGGGTATTTTCTAAAACCGAAGGTTCAACCAAAGATGCAGTGGCTGCTAATGTTGATCGTCCCGCAACCATAAAG GAAATGGAAGTTGTTATCCCGGAACCTCCTAAGCTGTTTCATCCTCCGGGAATGGTTGAATCAAAGTCTGTTGGAACGTTTTCACCGTTACAGAGACAAGATAGTCACCGAGGAATGTTTGTGGATAGAGGTGTGGGGTCCCCTCGGCTAGTCAAATCAGCTAGTGCTAGTACTTTGACCACCACCGTCAAACCTGATTCAGGAGCTAAG AAGTCGATGCCAGAGGCCGCTGGGGCTGTGGCGGCTGCGGCTGTTGCTGATCAAATGCTTGGACCGAAAGAGGATATGCATTTGGCAATTGTTTTG GTTGGCTTACCGGCTCGTGGTAAAACTTTTACCGCTGCTAAACTTACGAGGTATCTTCGTTGGTTAGGTCATGACACAAAACACTTCAATGTTGGAAAG TATCGACGGCTCAAGCATGGAACTAATCAG ACTGCTGATTTTTTTCGAGGTGACAATCCAGAAGGCATGGAAGCTCGTAACGAG GTAGCAGCTCTGGCTATGGATGACATGACCGCCTGGATGCAAGAAGGTGGTCAA GTAGGAATATTTGATGCGACAAACAGCACGAGTGAGCGAAGGAATATGCTTATGAAAATGGCTGAAGGAAAATGCAAG ATTATATTCTTGGAAACAATATGCAATGATCGGCAAATAATCGAAAGAAATATACGACTTAAGATTCAACAGAGTCCTGATTATGCTGAAGA GCCAGATTTTGGAGCTGGATATCAGGACTTCAAACGACGGCTCGATAATTATGAGAAA ATTTATGAACCTGTTAATGAAGGATCGtatattaaaatgattgatatGGTTAGTGGTCATGGCGGTCAAATACAG GTAAACAATATCAGCGGTTACCTTCCTGGAAGGATTGTGTTTTTCTTG GTGAATACACATCTGACACCTAGACCAATTTTGCTTACACGACACGGCGAGAGTCGTAATAACATGAGATCAAGAATAGGCGGTGACACTGTCTTAAG CGGAAATGGGGAGCTTTATGCCAAGAAGCTTACTAATTTTGTTGAGAAACGACTCAAAAACGAACGAGCTGCTTCT ATATGGACAAGCACATTGCAACGAACAATTTTGTCAGCCAATCAAATTGTTGGATTCCCGAAG ATACAATGGCGTGCACTTGATGAGATAAATGCTGGTGTGTGTGACGGTATGACATACGAAGAAATAAAGAAAAATATGCCTGATGAATACGC GTCACGAAAGAAAGATAAACTTAGGTATCGGTATCCTCGTGGAGAATCGTATCTTGATGTGATACAAAG GTTGGAGCCGGTTATCATCGAGCTTGAAAGGCAACGTGCACCTGTGGTTGTTGTATCTCACCAG GCTGTTTTAAGAGcgttgtatgcgtactttgccgaTAGGCCTTTGTCTGAAATTCCGCACATAGAG